A single Bosea sp. PAMC 26642 DNA region contains:
- a CDS encoding YfbR-like 5'-deoxynucleotidase, with amino-acid sequence MARTPEPPRAWQRMLSGRRLDLLDPSPLDIEIADIAHGLARVARWNGQTHGAHSFSVSQHSLLVEAIAAHLNPDWSDAWRLMALLHDAPEYVIGDMISPFKVVMGDAYKSVELRLLAAIHLRFGLPATTPAILRRKTKDADKIAAFLEATELAGFGREEALRYFGRPQPLPRAVTAWLEPLSTEAAQARFIERFAELGGR; translated from the coding sequence ATGGCCCGCACCCCTGAACCGCCCCGCGCCTGGCAACGGATGCTCTCAGGGCGAAGACTCGATCTGCTCGACCCCTCTCCGCTCGACATCGAGATCGCCGACATCGCCCATGGTCTCGCCCGCGTCGCGCGCTGGAACGGCCAGACCCATGGCGCCCACTCGTTCTCGGTTTCCCAGCATTCGCTACTGGTCGAGGCGATCGCCGCCCATCTCAACCCGGACTGGAGCGACGCCTGGCGGCTGATGGCGCTGCTGCACGATGCCCCGGAATACGTCATCGGCGACATGATCTCGCCTTTCAAGGTGGTGATGGGCGACGCCTACAAGAGCGTCGAACTGCGCCTGCTGGCCGCGATACACCTCCGCTTCGGCCTGCCCGCGACGACGCCGGCCATCCTCAGGCGCAAGACAAAGGACGCCGACAAGATCGCCGCCTTCCTGGAGGCTACCGAACTCGCCGGCTTCGGCCGCGAGGAAGCCCTGCGCTATTTCGGCCGTCCCCAGCCCCTGCCCCGCGCGGTGACCGCCTGGCTCGAACCGCTCTCGACGGAAGCAGCGCAAGCCCGATTCATCGAGAGGTTCGCCGAACTCGGAGGGCGATAG